A window of Pullulanibacillus sp. KACC 23026 genomic DNA:
TCAACTTACCCACCCCTTCCAGAAGCTTCTATAATTAAAATTATAAAAGAGTACGCATATAGTGTAAAGCGCTTTCAATTTATGAACTTGTTAATACAGTCATCCAAAAGTCCTCTCTTGCAACCAATCACCGTAAAACCTAATCATAGTCATAGAAAAGAAAGGAGATTAATAGACTAAAGAAACAAGTAATAGAAGAGGAAGATGGATGATGCATATCTCAACTGAATCAGGTCTTGCTATTGCGCGTTTGACGCTTACCTATCAGAATAAGAGCCTCTTATTAAAAAACGTTCTATTGGATACAGGTTGCGTCATGACCATTTTTGATACAGATGTTGTCGAGAAGATAGGGCTAGTTCCTGATCGAAAAAAAGGCCGCCTTGTTTTCATGATAGGAATTGGTGGAAGAAGCGATTGTTGTGTCGAACAAGTGACACCTTCTTTGACTTTTGATGAGGTTACGCTGTATGGGTTTCGTCACCAGATTGGCTCGATCTATCATCGCTACGGCTTTGAGGCCATTTTAGGAAATGACTTCTTAACAGCTAGCGGTCTCGTCAATTGGGACACGCATTCCCTAACCGATTCAGAGACTTCGATTGCTCAGTACTCGTCTCTTATTCATTAATTTCATTCGATTAAGCCGTGTGATAGACACGCCAACTTAAATGTAAAAGCGATTGAGGACTGAATTGCCCTCTCCTCTAATACTTTAGGTCCACGGTTCACAATAACAGCATTGTATGGATGCGATTCGCCATGCCAAAATAAAAATGGGTGAGTTGTTAATCGTGACTCACCCATCGCTTTTTAAAGTAGTTTATAGAGCTTTAACCATTCCACCATCCACCAATAAAGCTTGCCCTGTCATGTAAGTATTCGCCTCTGAACAGAGAAAAACAGCAATTCGGGCCAATTCATCCGGTTGTCCATACCGACCAATTGGAATGCGGGCTTCTTGTTCCTTTTGAATAAATCCAAGATCAAGTTGTCTTTCCTTTGCGATCACTTCGTCGAGATGACGTACACGATCGGTCGCAATTCGTCCTGGACCAATTGTATTGATTAAAATATTAGATGGAGC
This region includes:
- a CDS encoding aspartyl protease family protein, whose translation is MMHISTESGLAIARLTLTYQNKSLLLKNVLLDTGCVMTIFDTDVVEKIGLVPDRKKGRLVFMIGIGGRSDCCVEQVTPSLTFDEVTLYGFRHQIGSIYHRYGFEAILGNDFLTASGLVNWDTHSLTDSETSIAQYSSLIH